A region from the Wansuia hejianensis genome encodes:
- a CDS encoding ABC transporter ATP-binding protein, producing MIQKQKHQELMRVEHLKKYYPISRGALKKTVGYVKAVDDVSFSIYKGETLGLVGESGCGKSTLGKCIVRLHIPTEGKIFLNEQEIGMKNVLSLDKRESFSARRRVQMVFQDPYASLNPRMNIYHAFDEPMRIHGIGDRRERKEKIARALETVNLQPDYMYRYPHEFSGGQRQRICIAKALALNPEMMVCDEPVSALDVSIQAQLMNLMRKLQREFQLTYIFIAHDLSVVQYMSDRVAVMYLGKIVELADSGELYRRQVHPYTRALLSAVPSPVLQERRGRIILKGDVPSPANPPAGCRFHTRCEQCREICTRREPELKPLKTDEKHLVACHFAEQP from the coding sequence ATGATTCAGAAACAGAAGCATCAGGAATTAATGAGGGTGGAGCATCTGAAAAAATATTATCCGATCAGCCGCGGGGCGCTGAAAAAGACTGTCGGTTATGTAAAAGCTGTGGATGATGTCTCTTTTTCCATTTATAAAGGAGAGACGCTGGGGCTGGTGGGTGAATCCGGGTGCGGGAAGAGTACTCTGGGCAAATGTATCGTAAGGCTTCATATACCGACAGAAGGTAAAATATTTTTAAACGAACAGGAAATAGGGATGAAGAATGTTCTGTCTCTGGATAAACGGGAGAGCTTTTCCGCCCGCAGGCGTGTTCAGATGGTTTTTCAGGACCCTTATGCATCTCTGAATCCGAGAATGAATATATATCATGCGTTTGATGAGCCCATGAGGATACATGGGATCGGAGACCGGAGGGAACGAAAAGAAAAAATCGCCCGCGCACTGGAGACTGTGAATCTGCAGCCGGATTACATGTACCGCTATCCACATGAATTTTCGGGAGGCCAAAGGCAAAGGATATGTATCGCGAAGGCTCTGGCGTTAAATCCGGAAATGATGGTATGTGACGAACCTGTTTCGGCGTTGGATGTTTCGATACAGGCTCAGCTCATGAATCTTATGAGAAAGCTGCAGAGAGAATTTCAGCTCACATATATTTTCATCGCACATGATCTCAGCGTAGTCCAGTATATGAGCGACCGTGTGGCTGTTATGTATCTGGGGAAAATTGTGGAGCTGGCAGATTCTGGGGAGCTGTACCGCCGCCAGGTGCATCCATATACCAGAGCGCTGCTATCGGCTGTACCATCTCCGGTGCTGCAGGAACGCCGCGGGCGTATTATTCTGAAAGGGGACGTACCTTCGCCCGCGAATCCGCCTGCCGGGTGCCGGTTCCACACGCGTTGTGAGCAGTGCCGCGAAATCTGTACCCGGCGGGAGCCGGAATTGAAGCCGTTAAAAACTGATGAAAAACATCTGGTGGCCTGTCATTTTGCAGAGCAGCCATGA
- a CDS encoding ABC transporter ATP-binding protein has protein sequence MNQDVILQVKHLQTKFRVGRKIVNAVNDVSFELKKGRTLGIVGESGCGKSASAHSIMQLLPRSGNITGGSVIYHGPKGDIRLEQLKRNGKMMRSLRGKEISMIFQDPMSSLNPVYTVGRQMEENLIRHEKLTKGERKKRIVAMLEELGIPDAERRCGEYPHQFSGGMKQRVMIGIAMICNPRIMIADEPTTALDVTIQAQILELMKDMQRKHGTSIVLITHNMGIVAEACEEVAVMYLGKVVEYGTLEQIFENPLHPYTKALMRSVPVIGMDRDRELMTIPGATPDASTVFRHCEFVERCGSACGRCWQEMPEVICMADGHQVRCLRYKES, from the coding sequence ATGAATCAGGATGTGATCTTGCAGGTGAAGCATCTGCAGACAAAATTTAGAGTAGGCAGAAAAATCGTTAACGCGGTCAACGATGTGAGCTTTGAATTGAAAAAAGGCAGAACTCTTGGAATTGTCGGAGAATCCGGCTGTGGGAAAAGCGCGAGCGCTCATTCAATTATGCAGCTTCTGCCCAGATCAGGGAATATTACCGGCGGAAGTGTAATTTACCATGGGCCGAAAGGGGATATAAGGCTGGAACAGCTGAAACGGAACGGGAAAATGATGAGGAGTCTGAGGGGCAAGGAAATCTCTATGATTTTTCAGGATCCTATGTCATCTCTGAATCCGGTTTATACTGTGGGGAGGCAGATGGAAGAAAATCTGATCCGCCATGAGAAGCTTACGAAAGGGGAGAGGAAGAAACGGATTGTCGCCATGCTGGAAGAGCTTGGCATTCCGGATGCGGAAAGGAGGTGCGGGGAATATCCACATCAGTTTTCTGGGGGAATGAAACAGAGAGTCATGATCGGCATTGCAATGATCTGCAATCCACGGATCATGATTGCAGATGAGCCGACGACCGCTTTGGATGTTACTATACAGGCCCAGATTTTAGAGCTGATGAAAGATATGCAGAGAAAACACGGGACTTCTATTGTCCTGATCACTCACAATATGGGGATTGTAGCTGAGGCCTGCGAAGAAGTGGCTGTCATGTATCTGGGGAAGGTGGTAGAATATGGCACATTAGAGCAGATTTTCGAAAACCCTCTTCATCCTTACACAAAAGCGTTGATGCGTTCCGTGCCGGTGATCGGCATGGACAGGGACAGAGAGCTGATGACAATACCAGGCGCAACCCCGGACGCATCGACAGTCTTCAGGCACTGTGAATTTGTGGAACGGTGCGGGTCAGCCTGCGGGCGCTGCTGGCAGGAGATGCCAGAGGTTATATGCATGGCGGATGGCCATCAGGTGAGGTGTCTGAGATATAAGGAGAGCTAA
- a CDS encoding ABC transporter permease, producing MKKQKAGRAAKSDLAKRNIYKFMTNRLAIIGLILIILILVVSLLAPVLTPYDPNALDTANRYQAPSGAHLLGTDQLGRDLLTRLFYGGRVSIFVGFVSAAVTAVIGVVLGCISGYLGKRLDAVIVYISEIFTAFPQTLLIFILVGFVGQGIGNLILIFALTGWTSIYRLVRSRILSLKEEPFIESCRANGIGNSSIMFRHMLPNTIGPVIVNVTLLTAGYLLQESALSFLNIGVPADIPTWGNILNAAKNLTVIQNYPVMWIGPGVAISLFVLGVNFLGDGLRDVLDPT from the coding sequence ATGAAGAAGCAGAAGGCCGGAAGAGCAGCTAAATCAGATCTGGCAAAAAGAAATATTTATAAATTTATGACAAACCGTCTCGCCATAATTGGTTTGATATTAATTATTCTGATTCTGGTTGTGTCTCTGCTGGCGCCGGTCCTGACACCTTATGACCCAAATGCGCTGGACACTGCCAACCGGTATCAGGCTCCGTCCGGGGCTCATCTGCTGGGAACCGATCAGCTGGGCCGTGATTTGCTGACCAGGCTGTTTTACGGGGGAAGGGTGTCTATCTTTGTGGGATTTGTAAGCGCTGCGGTTACCGCGGTCATAGGTGTGGTTCTCGGATGCATCTCAGGATATCTTGGCAAAAGGCTAGATGCTGTTATTGTGTATATTTCTGAAATATTTACAGCCTTTCCACAGACCTTGCTGATATTTATACTTGTGGGATTTGTAGGTCAGGGGATTGGAAATCTGATTTTGATTTTCGCCCTGACGGGCTGGACCAGCATCTATCGCCTTGTAAGAAGCCGGATACTTTCACTGAAGGAGGAGCCTTTCATTGAATCCTGTCGTGCTAATGGGATCGGTAACAGTTCTATCATGTTCAGACATATGCTTCCGAATACCATTGGACCGGTGATCGTCAATGTAACACTTTTAACTGCCGGATATCTTCTGCAGGAGTCTGCGCTCAGCTTTCTGAATATCGGGGTACCTGCGGATATTCCCACCTGGGGCAATATTCTGAATGCGGCAAAAAATCTGACAGTGATACAGAATTACCCGGTTATGTGGATCGGGCCGGGTGTGGCAATCTCTCTGTTTGTGCTGGGAGTTAACTTTCTGGGGGATGGACTTCGGGACGTACTGGACCCTACATAA
- a CDS encoding ABC transporter permease, with amino-acid sequence MTKYFFKRLISLIPKLLIISLIIFVGLQMVPGDPITRTISPDAYANMSPAQLEELRESLGLNDPLPVQYLTWMGKMLRGDFGYSQVNGSSIGQMLAQRLPATLELAGLGLLVATVFGLALGFLAAVKQNTAFDHASSFLGMIGVSVPEFFLGMAAILIFAIHLKWFPTGGRMAPGQEAFYERIEYLVLPVLCLGISYTATLMRFTRSSMLDVLNKDYIKTARSKGLSEFSVNLKHGFRNALIPIMVIIVFRIPILVSGTVVIESVFNYPGMGNMLLSAISGGDMPVVMMSTFIIAAVILLVSFLSDIITALLDPRVQFEG; translated from the coding sequence ATGACAAAGTATTTTTTTAAAAGGCTGATTTCTCTGATTCCGAAATTACTGATTATTTCTCTGATAATATTCGTCGGCTTGCAGATGGTTCCCGGGGATCCCATAACTCGGACGATTTCACCGGATGCGTACGCGAATATGTCCCCGGCACAGCTGGAGGAATTGCGTGAGAGTCTGGGACTCAATGACCCTCTGCCGGTGCAGTATCTGACCTGGATGGGAAAGATGCTGCGGGGAGATTTCGGATACAGTCAGGTGAATGGCAGCAGTATTGGCCAGATGTTGGCGCAAAGGCTGCCGGCGACTCTGGAATTGGCAGGTCTGGGGCTTCTGGTCGCTACGGTCTTCGGGCTGGCGTTGGGTTTTCTGGCGGCGGTCAAACAGAATACGGCTTTTGATCATGCCAGCAGCTTTTTGGGGATGATCGGAGTGTCAGTACCGGAATTTTTTCTGGGCATGGCGGCCATCCTGATTTTTGCCATCCATTTGAAATGGTTTCCCACAGGAGGGAGAATGGCTCCGGGACAGGAGGCTTTTTATGAGCGGATCGAATATCTGGTGCTTCCAGTTTTGTGCCTTGGGATTTCCTATACGGCCACGCTCATGCGCTTTACCAGAAGTTCCATGCTGGATGTACTGAATAAGGATTACATAAAAACGGCCAGAAGTAAAGGGCTGTCCGAATTTAGTGTGAATCTCAAGCACGGCTTTCGGAATGCGCTGATTCCGATTATGGTAATCATTGTATTCCGGATCCCAATTCTCGTGAGCGGGACGGTCGTAATAGAAAGTGTGTTTAATTATCCGGGAATGGGCAATATGCTGCTGAGCGCCATATCTGGAGGAGATATGCCGGTGGTCATGATGTCTACCTTCATTATAGCCGCCGTGATCCTCCTGGTAAGCTTTCTGTCGGATATAATTACAGCCCTACTGGATCCCAGAGTACAGTTTGAGGGCTAA
- a CDS encoding ABC transporter substrate-binding protein, producing MRKQIVSIFMAAVMAGMALSGCGKTADGGSSSSSPTNSGSEQQESSGMAGAEAVNYNETGTLKLIWFASNGTDTMFQCPWDEDQCMFSQMIFDTLIKMDTDMSYIPKLAEVEISDDQMTYTFNVSDQAKWHDGEAVTGEDVLFSMNAYLADAKAMYPNYFTSVQGAAEVKGGTSESISGVTVDGNQVTVQLTQPDNTLLLGLCSLQILPKHCFEGVALSEVATYEDYWKRPVGCGAYQIDEVSFPNYFTAVRNETYYGPRAAIKNVLFTSYATGGNDAIVAACAAGEIDYAFGNAVNDKATADNIVSQNTDMESVMIPSSYVRQLRFNTSGESQDGKYNDDMLKTEVRQAMNLLIDKETIAGMYNGQAVALSSIINPGSAAYNADIPIFERNVEEAKKMLDEAGFDYSRPVRLLYYYDDQTTVDIMEIIKQNFAEAGIVCEPFLITGDTATQIFETKNWDIMYCAGGDKADPVLGYYYIVPDGANVDKIFGDVEERNEIFGKLYKEYIGSSDETEKKVLGDKLQLADVQNCYDSDIYALNKVVLVNTAKLKMDMSVFDVDLQQQREYHFENWELLRE from the coding sequence ATGCGCAAACAAATAGTTTCAATTTTTATGGCGGCAGTCATGGCGGGCATGGCACTGAGTGGTTGCGGGAAAACTGCGGATGGAGGAAGCAGCAGTTCAAGCCCGACAAACTCCGGCTCGGAGCAGCAGGAATCTTCCGGCATGGCTGGTGCAGAAGCAGTAAATTATAATGAGACGGGGACTTTAAAGCTTATATGGTTTGCTTCCAATGGTACCGATACGATGTTCCAGTGTCCCTGGGATGAAGATCAGTGCATGTTCTCACAGATGATATTTGACACGCTGATCAAAATGGACACCGACATGAGCTACATTCCGAAACTTGCTGAAGTTGAAATCAGCGATGATCAGATGACTTATACATTTAATGTGTCAGATCAGGCTAAATGGCATGACGGAGAAGCTGTTACAGGCGAAGACGTCTTATTTTCAATGAACGCGTACCTGGCTGATGCAAAAGCCATGTATCCAAATTATTTTACCAGCGTTCAGGGAGCCGCCGAGGTAAAAGGAGGTACCAGTGAAAGCATCAGCGGCGTTACAGTGGATGGAAATCAAGTGACTGTGCAGCTGACCCAGCCGGATAACACGCTGCTTCTGGGACTTTGTTCTCTTCAGATACTGCCAAAACATTGTTTTGAAGGCGTTGCTCTGAGCGAAGTGGCGACTTATGAAGATTATTGGAAGAGACCTGTGGGGTGTGGGGCCTATCAGATCGATGAGGTATCTTTTCCGAACTATTTTACAGCAGTGCGTAATGAGACATATTATGGCCCCAGGGCCGCCATTAAGAATGTGTTGTTTACCAGCTATGCCACCGGAGGAAACGATGCGATTGTAGCTGCCTGTGCAGCTGGAGAAATTGATTATGCGTTTGGAAATGCCGTTAATGATAAGGCAACAGCGGACAATATTGTAAGTCAGAATACGGATATGGAATCCGTTATGATTCCATCCAGTTATGTACGCCAGTTACGCTTTAATACCAGCGGCGAAAGCCAGGACGGAAAGTATAATGATGACATGCTGAAAACGGAAGTGCGTCAGGCAATGAATCTTCTGATTGATAAGGAGACGATTGCGGGTATGTACAACGGACAGGCGGTGGCCCTTTCAAGTATTATCAATCCGGGCAGCGCTGCGTATAATGCGGATATCCCGATCTTTGAACGAAACGTGGAAGAGGCTAAGAAAATGCTGGATGAGGCTGGCTTTGATTACAGCCGACCTGTCAGACTTCTGTATTATTATGATGACCAGACAACGGTTGATATTATGGAAATCATAAAACAGAATTTTGCCGAGGCAGGAATTGTCTGTGAGCCTTTCCTGATTACCGGTGATACGGCGACTCAGATATTCGAGACAAAAAACTGGGATATTATGTACTGTGCCGGCGGAGATAAGGCTGACCCCGTACTGGGTTATTATTATATTGTGCCAGACGGAGCGAATGTAGATAAAATTTTCGGTGATGTCGAAGAGAGAAATGAAATATTTGGAAAGCTATATAAAGAATATATCGGAAGCTCGGATGAGACAGAAAAGAAAGTGCTCGGAGATAAGCTGCAGCTTGCCGATGTGCAGAATTGCTATGATTCTGATATCTATGCGCTGAACAAGGTCGTACTTGTAAATACCGCGAAGCTGAAAATGGACATGAGCGTATTTGATGTGGATCTTCAGCAGCAGAGAGAATATCACTTTGAAAACTGGGAGCTGCTCAGAGAATAG
- a CDS encoding sensor histidine kinase — MKSFSKIKQKYSDLSFPKKLSLSMILITCLIAVYLTIFAFFSAAYLFQQFSTELADSYASNICRQLENYFSDVTQTATNIIQLSSLRECGNIVLPEQEASVTAKLRSDLQPLLLSANANYGIHFSVLNVYFKNGYNYSHYQASLPFEDYYGCEAYYTDAGYLDASYPHAQYTDILVKNSGRNTRYILLYLRPIYSSETYEQVGFLLCGIDETDFLCYYDTLASDVMLLENGHYIVSHNAKRDDIGTSYIPDKTESKGDYILHQITHTNLSLLIPNSYYSAVGKNHILMFSFSMVLIITVGILMAVIFSHKFSKTLSDSVLALRNFIIQVTKGDINARFTTSAKDEIAFLGNHINAMLDQIQASIRREDELKKTGELLELRLMQSQINPHLLYNTLDSALWLMESDQKPQVLDLLANLSSFFRLSLSKGSFLIPLKNECRLLENYIAIQRLAHNRNIQFQIVSSIAWSDIPVIKFTLQPIIENSIIHGFFGYDSARIELWIDRDEAGIVTISVYDYGIGLLPEDLVSVQAGLECYPPPDGMRHFGLYNINRRIKNYFGESFGLTIDSEFGEYTKVTLRFPELHPDKASPNSSEERSALCIK; from the coding sequence ATGAAATCTTTTTCAAAAATAAAGCAGAAATACTCTGATTTGTCTTTTCCCAAAAAGCTTTCCCTTTCCATGATCCTAATCACCTGTCTAATAGCCGTTTACTTGACAATTTTTGCGTTTTTTTCCGCTGCCTATTTATTCCAGCAGTTCTCCACGGAGCTTGCAGATTCCTATGCCTCCAATATCTGTAGACAGCTAGAAAATTATTTTTCAGATGTTACCCAGACAGCCACCAACATCATTCAGCTTTCTTCCCTCCGGGAATGCGGAAATATTGTGCTTCCGGAACAGGAGGCCTCCGTCACAGCTAAACTGCGTTCCGACCTGCAGCCCCTGCTATTGTCCGCCAACGCAAACTATGGAATACATTTCTCGGTACTGAATGTCTACTTCAAAAATGGATATAATTACTCACATTATCAGGCTTCTCTGCCTTTTGAAGATTATTATGGCTGTGAAGCTTATTATACAGACGCAGGATATCTGGACGCCTCTTACCCGCATGCTCAATATACAGACATCCTGGTCAAAAATTCAGGCAGAAATACTCGTTATATCCTTCTGTATCTTCGGCCAATCTATTCTTCAGAAACCTATGAACAGGTTGGATTTCTGCTCTGCGGAATTGATGAAACAGACTTCCTTTGCTACTACGACACGCTGGCTTCGGACGTGATGCTTTTGGAAAACGGCCATTATATCGTCTCACACAATGCAAAACGGGATGACATTGGAACCAGCTATATTCCAGACAAAACTGAGTCCAAAGGTGATTATATCCTTCATCAGATCACACACACAAATCTGTCCCTGCTGATCCCCAACAGCTATTATAGTGCCGTCGGAAAGAACCATATCCTTATGTTCAGTTTTTCCATGGTTCTGATTATTACCGTTGGAATTTTAATGGCAGTTATTTTTTCACACAAATTTTCAAAAACATTATCTGATTCCGTCCTTGCTCTGCGCAATTTTATCATCCAGGTAACAAAAGGTGACATTAACGCCCGTTTTACCACCAGCGCAAAAGATGAAATAGCATTTCTGGGCAATCACATAAATGCCATGCTGGATCAAATACAGGCTTCTATCCGGCGTGAGGACGAACTGAAAAAGACAGGTGAATTATTAGAACTTCGGCTGATGCAGTCTCAGATTAACCCACACCTGCTATATAACACGCTGGATTCCGCACTGTGGCTGATGGAAAGTGATCAGAAACCTCAGGTCCTGGACCTGCTGGCAAACTTGAGCAGCTTTTTCCGTCTCTCGCTGTCAAAGGGCTCTTTCCTGATCCCACTCAAAAATGAATGCCGCCTTCTGGAAAATTATATCGCCATTCAGCGTCTGGCCCATAACCGAAATATTCAGTTCCAAATTGTTTCATCCATAGCCTGGAGTGACATCCCTGTGATCAAATTCACATTGCAGCCCATCATTGAAAATAGTATTATCCATGGATTCTTTGGTTATGACTCGGCCAGAATTGAACTGTGGATTGATAGGGACGAAGCAGGAATAGTGACTATTTCCGTCTATGATTACGGAATAGGTCTGCTGCCGGAAGACCTTGTATCCGTACAGGCCGGCCTGGAATGTTATCCGCCTCCCGACGGCATGAGACATTTTGGCCTGTACAATATTAATCGCCGAATCAAGAACTATTTCGGCGAGTCTTTTGGACTTACGATTGACAGCGAATTCGGCGAATATACGAAAGTTACTTTGCGCTTTCCGGAGCTGCATCCGGACAAAGCATCGCCGAACAGCTCTGAAGAAAGGAGCGCTCTATGTATAAAGTAA
- a CDS encoding response regulator: protein MYKVMIIDDEPTIRERLKNIINWKELSLAFSCEAGDSNTARELFFLHRPSIVITDINIPLISGLELCREFAQVYPDTRFIVITGYNDFEYVKSSVALGAVDLISKPIMKDEINQSLRKATDYFRSLFQTQEKMQALKKVLRENQSLLLDRHISRLFYSPQAASAQSILSSLEKLGLDIQGRHYFVLILSPDWNTFPADFDRDLILSSIQNIGDDFMDNGRYHHYAFCDSHFNLNYLISWNLSPSNDHLEQLSNNIRDRIWLYYHASIHGGISLSTRSLSEIHTLWIQAWNSCKYSYQMDDYPILNYQNLKQLPHRLKNPLTSFTPESERKPGATQTVRQNRLIASAKHYIQEHLSDQNLGLSAVSEKIGLSSIYFCNLFHKEVGISFNEYLNNERIKKARQLLADPSLKIYEVSYAVGYGNPKYFNFIFKKLVKLTPSEYRKTL from the coding sequence ATGTATAAAGTAATGATTATTGACGATGAACCGACCATCCGAGAACGGCTAAAAAATATTATCAACTGGAAAGAACTTTCTCTGGCTTTTTCCTGTGAAGCTGGAGACAGTAATACAGCCAGAGAACTTTTTTTCCTGCACCGCCCATCTATTGTAATTACAGATATCAACATTCCTCTCATTTCCGGCCTGGAACTGTGCAGAGAATTTGCCCAGGTCTATCCGGATACGCGTTTTATAGTAATCACCGGATACAACGATTTTGAATACGTGAAATCTTCCGTTGCTCTGGGGGCAGTGGACCTGATATCCAAGCCAATTATGAAAGATGAGATCAACCAGAGCCTCCGGAAAGCGACTGACTATTTCCGTTCACTGTTCCAGACACAGGAAAAAATGCAGGCTCTGAAAAAAGTGCTGCGTGAAAACCAGTCTCTTCTTCTGGACCGCCATATTTCACGCCTGTTTTATTCTCCCCAGGCGGCTTCGGCTCAGAGCATACTGTCCTCTCTTGAGAAACTGGGCCTGGATATTCAGGGCCGCCATTATTTTGTCCTGATCCTCAGCCCGGACTGGAACACCTTTCCCGCTGATTTCGACCGTGACTTGATACTGTCCTCCATCCAGAACATCGGCGACGACTTCATGGATAATGGGCGCTACCACCATTATGCATTTTGCGACAGCCATTTCAACCTTAATTACCTGATCAGCTGGAACCTTTCCCCCTCCAACGATCATCTGGAGCAGCTTTCCAACAATATCCGTGACCGGATCTGGCTTTATTACCACGCTTCCATACACGGCGGGATCAGTCTGTCCACCCGCAGCCTGTCGGAAATCCACACGCTATGGATACAGGCATGGAATTCTTGTAAATACAGCTATCAAATGGACGATTATCCTATCCTTAATTACCAGAACCTAAAACAGCTGCCCCACCGGCTGAAGAATCCGCTCACTTCTTTTACTCCGGAATCAGAACGAAAACCAGGCGCCACTCAGACTGTGCGCCAGAACCGCCTTATTGCTTCAGCAAAGCACTATATTCAGGAACATCTGTCTGACCAGAATCTGGGCCTCTCTGCTGTTAGCGAAAAAATTGGTCTGTCTTCCATCTATTTCTGTAATCTTTTTCACAAAGAAGTGGGAATCAGTTTCAATGAATATCTGAATAATGAACGGATAAAAAAAGCCCGGCAGCTTCTGGCTGATCCTTCTCTGAAAATCTATGAAGTCAGCTATGCTGTGGGCTATGGTAATCCAAAGTATTTTAATTTTATATTTAAAAAGCTGGTAAAGCTCACTCCCTCCGAATACAGGAAAACTCTATAG
- a CDS encoding YdcF family protein, whose translation MKRKLMIFLVLGIVFLLYYLLCGKYGGFHLSVLFIWLVAGIFCLILAGLELRFGRIPIPAGLKKGGLVCLAVLLTCFVFVEGLIISGMGAKGKTGLDYMIVLGAGVRGTRPTRALRHRIETAADYLHENPETVAIVSGGQGRGEEISEADCMRNELVKLGIEEERILTEDQSRDTVENIVNSFRLIPDDDASVGIVTNNFHVFRAVRIAEKQVGKEVCGIAAPFRSILLPHYMVREFFSIALDAAKRKL comes from the coding sequence ATGAAGAGAAAGCTTATGATATTTCTGGTTCTGGGGATTGTATTTTTACTTTATTATTTGCTGTGTGGGAAATATGGCGGATTTCACCTGTCTGTTCTGTTTATCTGGCTGGTTGCGGGGATTTTCTGTCTGATTCTGGCTGGGCTTGAACTGCGTTTTGGGCGCATACCGATTCCGGCGGGACTGAAAAAAGGGGGGTTAGTCTGCCTGGCTGTCCTTTTGACGTGTTTTGTCTTTGTTGAGGGATTGATCATCAGCGGGATGGGCGCCAAAGGAAAAACAGGGCTGGATTATATGATTGTGCTCGGTGCAGGCGTCCGGGGAACTAGGCCGACCCGTGCGTTGAGGCACCGGATTGAGACGGCGGCAGATTACCTGCATGAGAATCCGGAGACTGTCGCCATCGTGTCTGGAGGGCAGGGACGAGGGGAAGAGATCAGCGAGGCCGATTGCATGCGGAATGAGCTGGTGAAGCTTGGAATAGAAGAGGAACGGATTCTGACGGAGGATCAGTCCAGAGATACGGTGGAAAACATCGTGAACAGTTTCCGGCTGATTCCAGATGACGATGCATCGGTAGGGATTGTAACAAACAATTTTCATGTGTTCCGCGCTGTGCGGATTGCTGAAAAACAAGTTGGGAAGGAAGTCTGCGGTATTGCGGCCCCTTTCAGGAGCATACTGCTTCCACACTATATGGTAAGAGAGTTTTTCAGCATCGCGCTTGATGCGGCCAAAAGGAAACTATAG
- a CDS encoding energy-coupled thiamine transporter ThiT yields MLKHFVTEEGGLTGAGYGLFIATAVICLLIAVAVARRNTKSSPISPKRLAFCAMGIALAFITSYIRFLKLPMGGTITLFSMLFIVLVGYWYGAGTGILVGLVYGILQFIQDPYFLTFFQVCCDYLLAFAALGVAGFFRKQKHGLVKGYIAAVLCRGVFASLAGYLYWMEYMPEDFPKSLSAIYPVIYNYSYLLVEGILTVILISIPAVSKALNQVRRIALDEPKTSASRKPAA; encoded by the coding sequence ATGTTAAAACACTTTGTCACCGAAGAGGGCGGCCTTACGGGAGCCGGGTATGGCCTCTTCATTGCCACCGCCGTCATCTGTCTCTTGATTGCCGTCGCAGTCGCCCGGCGCAATACGAAATCCAGTCCCATTTCGCCGAAACGTCTGGCTTTCTGCGCCATGGGGATTGCCCTGGCCTTTATTACATCATATATCCGCTTTCTGAAGCTTCCCATGGGCGGCACTATTACGCTGTTTTCCATGCTTTTCATCGTGCTGGTTGGCTACTGGTATGGCGCGGGCACCGGGATTCTGGTAGGACTGGTCTACGGTATCCTGCAATTCATACAAGACCCTTATTTCCTGACCTTTTTCCAGGTCTGCTGCGATTATCTGCTAGCTTTTGCAGCTTTGGGTGTGGCAGGTTTTTTCCGGAAACAGAAGCATGGCCTTGTAAAAGGTTACATCGCGGCGGTGCTCTGCCGCGGCGTATTCGCCTCTCTGGCCGGTTACCTCTACTGGATGGAATACATGCCTGAAGACTTCCCGAAGTCTCTGAGTGCTATCTATCCGGTCATATACAACTACAGCTATCTTCTGGTAGAAGGAATCCTGACCGTCATCCTGATTTCCATTCCCGCTGTCTCAAAAGCGCTGAATCAGGTGCGCCGGATTGCGTTGGACGAACCCAAGACATCTGCTTCCAGAAAACCAGCCGCGTAA